A single genomic interval of Staphylococcus hyicus harbors:
- a CDS encoding 5'-3' exonuclease, producing MSKQILLIDGMALLFRHFYATSVHKQFMLTSHGMPTNGTQGFVRHIFTAIKQSNPTHVAVCWDMGKATFRNEIFEGYKQNRTEPPEALIPQFEHVKQISEALGFHNIGVSNYEADDVMGTIANFYQTSPDTRVTIVTGDRDLLQCATQNVEIWLIKKGFTEYVKVDEETFINQYGLQPKQLIDIKAFMGDSADGYPGVKGIGEKTAIKLIQAYHSVEGVLENMHTLSPGQQKKIHTHLDDLKLSKQLARIEDNIPLNFESLEQLMTYEHNLMHALQVCETHELRVSHRYLKSLH from the coding sequence ATGAGTAAACAAATATTATTAATCGATGGCATGGCACTATTATTTAGACATTTTTATGCAACAAGCGTCCATAAGCAATTCATGCTAACATCGCATGGAATGCCCACAAACGGAACGCAAGGCTTTGTACGTCATATTTTCACAGCAATAAAACAGTCAAACCCTACACATGTAGCAGTATGTTGGGATATGGGAAAAGCAACCTTTAGAAATGAAATCTTTGAAGGATATAAACAAAATCGTACGGAACCACCAGAAGCTTTGATTCCACAATTTGAGCATGTAAAACAAATTTCTGAAGCTTTAGGTTTCCATAATATTGGTGTTTCTAATTATGAAGCAGATGATGTTATGGGAACTATCGCCAATTTTTACCAAACTTCACCTGATACACGAGTTACAATCGTTACTGGTGATCGAGATTTACTACAATGCGCAACACAAAACGTTGAAATTTGGTTAATTAAAAAAGGGTTTACTGAATATGTAAAAGTCGATGAAGAAACATTTATTAATCAATATGGTTTACAACCAAAACAATTAATTGATATTAAAGCATTTATGGGAGATAGTGCAGATGGTTATCCTGGCGTTAAAGGTATCGGAGAAAAAACAGCAATTAAGTTAATTCAAGCGTATCATTCTGTCGAAGGTGTATTAGAAAATATGCATACGCTTTCGCCAGGTCAACAAAAGAAAATCCACACACACTTAGACGATTTAAAATTATCTAAGCAGTTAGCACGTATAGAAGATAACATTCCATTAAATTTTGAATCGCTTGAACAACTCATGACGTATGAACATAATCTTATGCATGCTTTACAAGTATGTGAAACGCATGAATTACGAGTTTCTCATCGTTATTTAAAATCTCTTCATTAA
- a CDS encoding queuosine precursor transporter: protein MFNEWLGLAAFLTTFLLLIVMFRLFGPQGLIVWVAIGTIIANIQVIKTVDIFTISATLGNVMFASIYLATDILNDIYGRKVAKRAVWMGFFSTLILIILMQISLSFQPSSEDIAQGALDTIFGLVPRIAIASVIAYVVGQYIDVFIFSCIKRIFSSDRTFFIRAYGSTMLSSIIDTGIFVVIAFLGGPLPNDVVFEIFVTTYVLKLVATIFNVPFGYWAKWLFRKGKIKPFHTE, encoded by the coding sequence ATGTTTAATGAATGGTTAGGTCTTGCTGCATTTTTAACAACATTTTTGCTTTTAATTGTGATGTTCCGATTGTTTGGTCCACAAGGATTGATCGTATGGGTTGCGATAGGAACAATCATTGCAAATATTCAAGTTATCAAAACAGTAGATATTTTCACGATATCAGCCACGTTAGGCAATGTGATGTTTGCTTCAATTTATTTAGCAACAGACATTCTTAATGATATATATGGTCGAAAAGTAGCAAAACGAGCGGTTTGGATGGGCTTTTTTTCAACTTTAATTCTGATTATTTTGATGCAAATCTCATTAAGTTTTCAGCCGAGCTCAGAGGATATTGCGCAAGGTGCATTAGATACTATTTTTGGATTGGTGCCTCGTATCGCTATAGCATCTGTTATTGCATATGTTGTAGGACAATACATTGACGTTTTTATCTTTAGTTGTATTAAGCGTATTTTCAGCTCAGATCGAACGTTTTTTATACGAGCCTATGGCAGTACGATGTTGAGTTCAATAATAGATACGGGTATTTTTGTTGTTATCGCCTTTCTAGGTGGTCCCTTACCTAATGATGTTGTATTTGAGATTTTTGTAACGACATACGTCCTTAAGTTGGTAGCTACAATTTTTAACGTTCCATTTGGGTATTGGGCGAAATGGTTATTTCGTAAAGGTAAAATCAAACCTTTTCATACAGAGTAA
- a CDS encoding zinc-finger domain-containing protein: MYVLTETKKRAVSKIDQLMNQYCDQCMIKTHIRQSQNKTRAHHFCIKECSVGKQIQQLGNELQ, encoded by the coding sequence ATATATGTGTTGACAGAAACAAAAAAACGTGCCGTTTCAAAAATCGACCAGTTGATGAACCAGTATTGTGACCAATGTATGATTAAAACACATATTAGACAATCACAAAATAAAACTCGGGCACATCATTTTTGTATCAAAGAGTGCTCAGTTGGTAAACAAATCCAACAACTAGGCAATGAATTACAATAG
- a CDS encoding ribonuclease HI family protein yields the protein MAKIYFDAASKGNPGLSTYGVVIVENNQRYQYADIIGEKENHEAEWEALLLALTKAEQLSVTNALIHTDSKLIEDAVNREFVKNKRYKPYLDTYVSLSNRFNLCFVKWVPREQNKEANMLAQTKLYEYTKNITNMLIE from the coding sequence ATGGCAAAAATATATTTTGATGCTGCATCTAAAGGCAATCCAGGATTAAGTACTTACGGTGTTGTTATTGTAGAAAATAACCAGCGTTATCAATATGCAGATATCATTGGTGAAAAAGAAAACCATGAGGCTGAGTGGGAAGCTTTATTATTGGCTTTAACAAAAGCTGAACAACTGAGTGTCACCAATGCGTTGATACATACAGATTCAAAACTCATAGAAGATGCAGTGAATCGTGAATTTGTTAAAAATAAGAGGTATAAGCCCTATTTAGATACATACGTATCACTTTCCAATCGTTTTAACCTTTGTTTTGTAAAATGGGTTCCTAGAGAACAAAATAAAGAAGCTAACATGTTAGCTCAAACGAAGCTTTATGAATATACAAAAAACATCACTAACATGTTGATTGAATAA
- a CDS encoding virulence factor, whose product MEIVKIEPTPSPNTMKIILSQKREDNKSNTYTEIKKEQPAFINQLLEIQDVKSIFHVLDFISVDKVSKADWENVLPKITESLSNESIAPQQVEEPDIHFGEVTVEILKFKNIPYQIKLTSGNEELRHQLSDDFIQAMTSAQKPNDNVVFMRNWESLGVRFGDMDEIMTHVEAEINALYPLDILRSLVQKAQESNITVPQKAYKRVTLDTYRHTQDWKERLRMLKAFPKPTVKDYSLLNVALHEEKVPLRREAVVLLSMIEDKATLPYLYKGLNDTNPAVRRTAGDALSDLGYKEALPEMEKALSDPQKIVRWRAAMFLFDEGGYDQLKALKAHQNDEAYEVKLQIEMAITRIENGEAALGSVWKQIANRNK is encoded by the coding sequence ATGGAAATTGTAAAAATTGAACCTACACCGAGTCCAAATACAATGAAAATCATATTGTCTCAAAAAAGAGAAGACAATAAATCCAACACGTATACTGAAATCAAAAAAGAACAACCTGCTTTTATAAACCAACTTTTAGAAATTCAAGATGTAAAGTCTATATTTCACGTATTAGACTTTATATCTGTAGACAAAGTTTCAAAAGCGGATTGGGAAAATGTATTACCAAAAATTACTGAATCATTATCCAATGAAAGTATAGCTCCCCAACAAGTTGAAGAACCAGATATTCATTTTGGTGAAGTCACAGTAGAAATTTTAAAATTCAAAAACATTCCATATCAGATTAAATTAACCTCTGGTAACGAAGAGTTACGTCATCAATTATCTGATGATTTTATACAAGCAATGACTTCTGCCCAAAAGCCGAATGATAACGTGGTATTTATGCGAAATTGGGAATCACTAGGTGTACGCTTTGGAGACATGGATGAAATTATGACACATGTCGAGGCAGAAATAAACGCACTATATCCTCTTGATATACTTCGCAGTCTTGTTCAAAAAGCACAAGAAAGTAATATCACGGTACCGCAAAAAGCGTACAAACGTGTTACACTAGACACATATCGACATACACAAGATTGGAAAGAACGATTACGTATGTTGAAGGCATTCCCAAAGCCTACTGTTAAAGACTATTCACTTTTAAATGTAGCACTCCACGAAGAAAAAGTACCGTTACGACGTGAAGCTGTTGTGTTATTAAGTATGATAGAAGACAAAGCAACTTTACCATACTTATATAAGGGTTTAAATGATACAAATCCAGCTGTGAGACGTACTGCTGGTGACGCTCTAAGTGATTTAGGCTACAAAGAAGCACTGCCTGAAATGGAAAAAGCACTATCTGACCCTCAAAAAATCGTTCGTTGGCGCGCTGCAATGTTTCTTTTTGATGAAGGTGGATATGACCAGTTAAAGGCGCTTAAAGCGCATCAAAACGATGAAGCTTACGAAGTTAAATTGCAAATTGAAATGGCTATTACCCGTATTGAAAACGGTGAAGCAGCACTCGGATCAGTATGGAAACAAATAGCAAATCGAAATAAATAG